From the genome of Globicephala melas chromosome 11, mGloMel1.2, whole genome shotgun sequence, one region includes:
- the ZNF76 gene encoding zinc finger protein 76 isoform X5 yields the protein MESLGLQTVTLSDGTTAYVQQAIKGEKLLEGQVIQLEDGTTAYIHQVTVQKEPLSFEDGQPVQLEDGSMAYIHRTPKEGYDPSALEAVQLEDGSTAYIHHPVAVPSDSTILAVQTEVGLEDLATEDDEGFSADTVVALEQYASKVLHDSQAPHNGKGQQVGDRAFRCGYKGCGRLYTTAHHLKVHERAHTGDRPYRCDFPSCGKAFATGYGLKSHVRTHTGEKPYKCPEELCSKAFKTSGDLQKHVRTHTGEKPYVCTVPGCGKRFTEYSSLYKHHVVHTHCKPYTCSTCGKTYRQTSTLAMHKRSAHGELEATEESEQALYEQQQLEAASAAEENPLPKRPRIAYLSEVKEEGDDIPAQVAMVTEEDGAPQVALITQDGAQQVSLSPEDLQALGSAISMVTQHGSTTLTIPSHDDDLATSGTHTVTMVSADGTQTQPVTIITSGTVVAEDSSVASLHHQQVALLATANGTHIAVQLEEQQTLEEAISVATAAMQQGTVTLETTDSESGC from the exons GAGAGAAGCTTCTTGAAGGGCAAGTGATCCAGCTCGAGGACGGGACCACTGCATACATTCACCAAGTGACAGTGCAGAAAG AACCTCTTTCCTTTGAGGATGGACAGCCCGTGCAGCTGGAAGATGGCAGCATGGCCTACATACACCGTACACCCAAAG AGGGCTATGACCCCAGTGCCCTGGAAGCCGTCCAGCTGGAAGACGGCTCCACTGCCTACATTCACCACCCCGTGGCTGTGCCATCCGACAGCACCATCCTGGCCGTGCAGACAGAGGTGGGCTTGGAGGACCTGGCCACAGAGGATGATGAGGGCTTCAGTGCGGACACAGTGGTGGCCCTGGAGCAGTACGCCAGCAAG gtTCTGCATGACAGCCAGGCTCCCCATAATGGCAAAGGACAGCAGGTTGGGGACAGAGCATTCCGCTGCGGCTACAAGGGCTGTGGGCGTCTCTATACCACCGCTCATCACTTAAAG GTACATGAGAGAGCTCATACAGGTGACCGTCCATACAGGTGTGATTTCCCCAGCTGTGGAAAGGCCTTTGCCACAG GATATGGGCTGAAGAGCCACGTGCGCACCCACACTGGTGAGAAGCCATACAAGTGCCCAGAGGAGCTGTGCAGCAAGGCCTTCAAGACCTCCGGAGACCTGCAGAAGCACGTCCGGACCCACACCG GGGAGAAGCCATACGTTTGCACGGTGCCAGGCTGCGGGAAGCGCTTCACCGAGTACTCAAGCCTGTATAAGCACCATGTGGTGCACACACACTGCAAGCCCTACACCTGCAGCACCTGCGGCAAGACCTACCGGCAGACCTCTACCCTGGCCATGCACAAGCGCAGCGCCCACGGCGAGCTGgaggccacggaggagagcgagCAGGCCCTTTATGAGCAACAGCAGCTCGAGG CCGCCTCTGCAGCCGAGGAGAACCCGCTACCCAAACGACCCCGCATTGCTTACCTGTCGGAGGTGAAAGAAGAGGGTGATGACATCCCTGCCCAAGTGGCTATGGTGACCGAGGAAGATGGGGCCCCCCAGGTGGCTCTGATCACTCAGGATGGTGCCCAGCAG GTCAGCCTGTCACCAGAAGACCTGCAGGCACTGGGGAGTGCCATCAGTATGGTGACCCAGCACGGCAGTACCACCCTCACCATCCCTAGTCATGATGATGACCTTGCCACATCTGGCACACACACAGTCACCATGGTCAGCGCCGATGGCACCCAGACGCAGCCC GTCACAATCATTACCTCTGGGACTGTGGTGGCTGAGGACTCCAGTGTAGCATCTCTTCATCATCAACAGGTGGCGCTGTTAGCCACAGCCAATGGAACTCACATTGCGGTGCAG CTGGAGGAGCAGCAGACCTTAGAGGAGGCCATCAGCGTAGCCACTGCTGCCATGCAGCAAGGGACTGTGACCCTGGAGACCACAGATTCGGAGAGCGGCTGCTGA
- the ZNF76 gene encoding zinc finger protein 76 isoform X1, producing MESLGLQTVTLSDGTTAYVQQAIKGEKLLEGQVIQLEDGTTAYIHQVTVQKEPLSFEDGQPVQLEDGSMAYIHRTPKEGYDPSALEAVQLEDGSTAYIHHPVAVPSDSTILAVQTEVGLEDLATEDDEGFSADTVVALEQYASKVLHDSQAPHNGKGQQVGDRAFRCGYKGCGRLYTTAHHLKVHERAHTGDRPYRCDFPSCGKAFATGYGLKSHVRTHTGEKPYKCPEELCSKAFKTSGDLQKHVRTHTGERPFRCPFEGCGRSFTTSNIRKVHVRTHTGERPYTCPEPHCGRGFTSATNYKNHVRIHTGEKPYVCTVPGCGKRFTEYSSLYKHHVVHTHCKPYTCSTCGKTYRQTSTLAMHKRSAHGELEATEESEQALYEQQQLEAASAAEENPLPKRPRIAYLSEVKEEGDDIPAQVAMVTEEDGAPQVALITQDGAQQVSLSPEDLQALGSAISMVTQHGSTTLTIPSHDDDLATSGTHTVTMVSADGTQTQPVTIITSGTVVAEDSSVASLHHQQVALLATANGTHIAVQLEEQQTLEEAISVATAAMQQGTVTLETTDSESGC from the exons GAGAGAAGCTTCTTGAAGGGCAAGTGATCCAGCTCGAGGACGGGACCACTGCATACATTCACCAAGTGACAGTGCAGAAAG AACCTCTTTCCTTTGAGGATGGACAGCCCGTGCAGCTGGAAGATGGCAGCATGGCCTACATACACCGTACACCCAAAG AGGGCTATGACCCCAGTGCCCTGGAAGCCGTCCAGCTGGAAGACGGCTCCACTGCCTACATTCACCACCCCGTGGCTGTGCCATCCGACAGCACCATCCTGGCCGTGCAGACAGAGGTGGGCTTGGAGGACCTGGCCACAGAGGATGATGAGGGCTTCAGTGCGGACACAGTGGTGGCCCTGGAGCAGTACGCCAGCAAG gtTCTGCATGACAGCCAGGCTCCCCATAATGGCAAAGGACAGCAGGTTGGGGACAGAGCATTCCGCTGCGGCTACAAGGGCTGTGGGCGTCTCTATACCACCGCTCATCACTTAAAG GTACATGAGAGAGCTCATACAGGTGACCGTCCATACAGGTGTGATTTCCCCAGCTGTGGAAAGGCCTTTGCCACAG GATATGGGCTGAAGAGCCACGTGCGCACCCACACTGGTGAGAAGCCATACAAGTGCCCAGAGGAGCTGTGCAGCAAGGCCTTCAAGACCTCCGGAGACCTGCAGAAGCACGTCCGGACCCACACCG GTGAACGCCCCTTCCGGTGCCCCTTTGAGGGCTGTGGCCGCTCCTTCACCACATCTAACATCCGCAAGGTACATGTGCGCACCCACACGGGCGAGCGGCCCTACACCTGCCCCGAGCCCCACTGTGGCCGTGGCTTCACCAGTGCCACCAACTACAAGAATCACGTGCGCATCCACACAG GGGAGAAGCCATACGTTTGCACGGTGCCAGGCTGCGGGAAGCGCTTCACCGAGTACTCAAGCCTGTATAAGCACCATGTGGTGCACACACACTGCAAGCCCTACACCTGCAGCACCTGCGGCAAGACCTACCGGCAGACCTCTACCCTGGCCATGCACAAGCGCAGCGCCCACGGCGAGCTGgaggccacggaggagagcgagCAGGCCCTTTATGAGCAACAGCAGCTCGAGG CCGCCTCTGCAGCCGAGGAGAACCCGCTACCCAAACGACCCCGCATTGCTTACCTGTCGGAGGTGAAAGAAGAGGGTGATGACATCCCTGCCCAAGTGGCTATGGTGACCGAGGAAGATGGGGCCCCCCAGGTGGCTCTGATCACTCAGGATGGTGCCCAGCAG GTCAGCCTGTCACCAGAAGACCTGCAGGCACTGGGGAGTGCCATCAGTATGGTGACCCAGCACGGCAGTACCACCCTCACCATCCCTAGTCATGATGATGACCTTGCCACATCTGGCACACACACAGTCACCATGGTCAGCGCCGATGGCACCCAGACGCAGCCC GTCACAATCATTACCTCTGGGACTGTGGTGGCTGAGGACTCCAGTGTAGCATCTCTTCATCATCAACAGGTGGCGCTGTTAGCCACAGCCAATGGAACTCACATTGCGGTGCAG CTGGAGGAGCAGCAGACCTTAGAGGAGGCCATCAGCGTAGCCACTGCTGCCATGCAGCAAGGGACTGTGACCCTGGAGACCACAGATTCGGAGAGCGGCTGCTGA
- the ZNF76 gene encoding zinc finger protein 76 isoform X4, which yields MESLGLQTVTLSDGTTAYVQQAIKGEKLLEGQVIQLEDGTTAYIHQVTVQKEPLSFEDGQPVQLEDGSMAYIHRTPKEGYDPSALEAVQLEDGSTAYIHHPVAVPSDSTILAVQTEVGLEDLATEDDEGFSADTVVALEQYASKVLHDSQAPHNGKGQQVGDRAFRCGYKGCGRLYTTAHHLKVHERAHTGDRPYRCDFPSCGKAFATGYGLKSHVRTHTGEKPYKCPEELCSKAFKTSGDLQKHVRTHTGERPFRCPFEGCGRSFTTSNIRKVHVRTHTGERPYTCPEPHCGRGFTSATNYKNHVRIHTGEKPYVCTVPGCGKRFTEYSSLYKHHVVHTHCKPYTCSTCGKTYRQTSTLAMHKRSAHGELEATEESEQALYEQQQLEAASAAEENPLPKRPRIAYLSEVKEEGDDIPAQVAMVTEEDGAPQVALITQDGAQQVTIITSGTVVAEDSSVASLHHQQVALLATANGTHIAVQLEEQQTLEEAISVATAAMQQGTVTLETTDSESGC from the exons GAGAGAAGCTTCTTGAAGGGCAAGTGATCCAGCTCGAGGACGGGACCACTGCATACATTCACCAAGTGACAGTGCAGAAAG AACCTCTTTCCTTTGAGGATGGACAGCCCGTGCAGCTGGAAGATGGCAGCATGGCCTACATACACCGTACACCCAAAG AGGGCTATGACCCCAGTGCCCTGGAAGCCGTCCAGCTGGAAGACGGCTCCACTGCCTACATTCACCACCCCGTGGCTGTGCCATCCGACAGCACCATCCTGGCCGTGCAGACAGAGGTGGGCTTGGAGGACCTGGCCACAGAGGATGATGAGGGCTTCAGTGCGGACACAGTGGTGGCCCTGGAGCAGTACGCCAGCAAG gtTCTGCATGACAGCCAGGCTCCCCATAATGGCAAAGGACAGCAGGTTGGGGACAGAGCATTCCGCTGCGGCTACAAGGGCTGTGGGCGTCTCTATACCACCGCTCATCACTTAAAG GTACATGAGAGAGCTCATACAGGTGACCGTCCATACAGGTGTGATTTCCCCAGCTGTGGAAAGGCCTTTGCCACAG GATATGGGCTGAAGAGCCACGTGCGCACCCACACTGGTGAGAAGCCATACAAGTGCCCAGAGGAGCTGTGCAGCAAGGCCTTCAAGACCTCCGGAGACCTGCAGAAGCACGTCCGGACCCACACCG GTGAACGCCCCTTCCGGTGCCCCTTTGAGGGCTGTGGCCGCTCCTTCACCACATCTAACATCCGCAAGGTACATGTGCGCACCCACACGGGCGAGCGGCCCTACACCTGCCCCGAGCCCCACTGTGGCCGTGGCTTCACCAGTGCCACCAACTACAAGAATCACGTGCGCATCCACACAG GGGAGAAGCCATACGTTTGCACGGTGCCAGGCTGCGGGAAGCGCTTCACCGAGTACTCAAGCCTGTATAAGCACCATGTGGTGCACACACACTGCAAGCCCTACACCTGCAGCACCTGCGGCAAGACCTACCGGCAGACCTCTACCCTGGCCATGCACAAGCGCAGCGCCCACGGCGAGCTGgaggccacggaggagagcgagCAGGCCCTTTATGAGCAACAGCAGCTCGAGG CCGCCTCTGCAGCCGAGGAGAACCCGCTACCCAAACGACCCCGCATTGCTTACCTGTCGGAGGTGAAAGAAGAGGGTGATGACATCCCTGCCCAAGTGGCTATGGTGACCGAGGAAGATGGGGCCCCCCAGGTGGCTCTGATCACTCAGGATGGTGCCCAGCAG GTCACAATCATTACCTCTGGGACTGTGGTGGCTGAGGACTCCAGTGTAGCATCTCTTCATCATCAACAGGTGGCGCTGTTAGCCACAGCCAATGGAACTCACATTGCGGTGCAG CTGGAGGAGCAGCAGACCTTAGAGGAGGCCATCAGCGTAGCCACTGCTGCCATGCAGCAAGGGACTGTGACCCTGGAGACCACAGATTCGGAGAGCGGCTGCTGA
- the ZNF76 gene encoding zinc finger protein 76 isoform X2 has protein sequence MESLGLQTVTLSDGTTAYVQQAIKEPLSFEDGQPVQLEDGSMAYIHRTPKEGYDPSALEAVQLEDGSTAYIHHPVAVPSDSTILAVQTEVGLEDLATEDDEGFSADTVVALEQYASKVLHDSQAPHNGKGQQVGDRAFRCGYKGCGRLYTTAHHLKVHERAHTGDRPYRCDFPSCGKAFATGYGLKSHVRTHTGEKPYKCPEELCSKAFKTSGDLQKHVRTHTGERPFRCPFEGCGRSFTTSNIRKVHVRTHTGERPYTCPEPHCGRGFTSATNYKNHVRIHTGEKPYVCTVPGCGKRFTEYSSLYKHHVVHTHCKPYTCSTCGKTYRQTSTLAMHKRSAHGELEATEESEQALYEQQQLEAASAAEENPLPKRPRIAYLSEVKEEGDDIPAQVAMVTEEDGAPQVALITQDGAQQVSLSPEDLQALGSAISMVTQHGSTTLTIPSHDDDLATSGTHTVTMVSADGTQTQPVTIITSGTVVAEDSSVASLHHQQVALLATANGTHIAVQLEEQQTLEEAISVATAAMQQGTVTLETTDSESGC, from the exons AACCTCTTTCCTTTGAGGATGGACAGCCCGTGCAGCTGGAAGATGGCAGCATGGCCTACATACACCGTACACCCAAAG AGGGCTATGACCCCAGTGCCCTGGAAGCCGTCCAGCTGGAAGACGGCTCCACTGCCTACATTCACCACCCCGTGGCTGTGCCATCCGACAGCACCATCCTGGCCGTGCAGACAGAGGTGGGCTTGGAGGACCTGGCCACAGAGGATGATGAGGGCTTCAGTGCGGACACAGTGGTGGCCCTGGAGCAGTACGCCAGCAAG gtTCTGCATGACAGCCAGGCTCCCCATAATGGCAAAGGACAGCAGGTTGGGGACAGAGCATTCCGCTGCGGCTACAAGGGCTGTGGGCGTCTCTATACCACCGCTCATCACTTAAAG GTACATGAGAGAGCTCATACAGGTGACCGTCCATACAGGTGTGATTTCCCCAGCTGTGGAAAGGCCTTTGCCACAG GATATGGGCTGAAGAGCCACGTGCGCACCCACACTGGTGAGAAGCCATACAAGTGCCCAGAGGAGCTGTGCAGCAAGGCCTTCAAGACCTCCGGAGACCTGCAGAAGCACGTCCGGACCCACACCG GTGAACGCCCCTTCCGGTGCCCCTTTGAGGGCTGTGGCCGCTCCTTCACCACATCTAACATCCGCAAGGTACATGTGCGCACCCACACGGGCGAGCGGCCCTACACCTGCCCCGAGCCCCACTGTGGCCGTGGCTTCACCAGTGCCACCAACTACAAGAATCACGTGCGCATCCACACAG GGGAGAAGCCATACGTTTGCACGGTGCCAGGCTGCGGGAAGCGCTTCACCGAGTACTCAAGCCTGTATAAGCACCATGTGGTGCACACACACTGCAAGCCCTACACCTGCAGCACCTGCGGCAAGACCTACCGGCAGACCTCTACCCTGGCCATGCACAAGCGCAGCGCCCACGGCGAGCTGgaggccacggaggagagcgagCAGGCCCTTTATGAGCAACAGCAGCTCGAGG CCGCCTCTGCAGCCGAGGAGAACCCGCTACCCAAACGACCCCGCATTGCTTACCTGTCGGAGGTGAAAGAAGAGGGTGATGACATCCCTGCCCAAGTGGCTATGGTGACCGAGGAAGATGGGGCCCCCCAGGTGGCTCTGATCACTCAGGATGGTGCCCAGCAG GTCAGCCTGTCACCAGAAGACCTGCAGGCACTGGGGAGTGCCATCAGTATGGTGACCCAGCACGGCAGTACCACCCTCACCATCCCTAGTCATGATGATGACCTTGCCACATCTGGCACACACACAGTCACCATGGTCAGCGCCGATGGCACCCAGACGCAGCCC GTCACAATCATTACCTCTGGGACTGTGGTGGCTGAGGACTCCAGTGTAGCATCTCTTCATCATCAACAGGTGGCGCTGTTAGCCACAGCCAATGGAACTCACATTGCGGTGCAG CTGGAGGAGCAGCAGACCTTAGAGGAGGCCATCAGCGTAGCCACTGCTGCCATGCAGCAAGGGACTGTGACCCTGGAGACCACAGATTCGGAGAGCGGCTGCTGA
- the ZNF76 gene encoding zinc finger protein 76 isoform X3: MDSPCSWKMAAWPTYTVHPKPRSQPRLLPLCSIWANRMFPAEGYDPSALEAVQLEDGSTAYIHHPVAVPSDSTILAVQTEVGLEDLATEDDEGFSADTVVALEQYASKVLHDSQAPHNGKGQQVGDRAFRCGYKGCGRLYTTAHHLKVHERAHTGDRPYRCDFPSCGKAFATGYGLKSHVRTHTGEKPYKCPEELCSKAFKTSGDLQKHVRTHTGERPFRCPFEGCGRSFTTSNIRKVHVRTHTGERPYTCPEPHCGRGFTSATNYKNHVRIHTGEKPYVCTVPGCGKRFTEYSSLYKHHVVHTHCKPYTCSTCGKTYRQTSTLAMHKRSAHGELEATEESEQALYEQQQLEAASAAEENPLPKRPRIAYLSEVKEEGDDIPAQVAMVTEEDGAPQVALITQDGAQQVSLSPEDLQALGSAISMVTQHGSTTLTIPSHDDDLATSGTHTVTMVSADGTQTQPVTIITSGTVVAEDSSVASLHHQQVALLATANGTHIAVQLEEQQTLEEAISVATAAMQQGTVTLETTDSESGC; this comes from the exons ATGGACAGCCCGTGCAGCTGGAAGATGGCAGCATGGCCTACATACACCGTACACCCAAAG CCCAGGTCCCAGCCGCGTCTTTTGCCCTTGTGCAGCATCTGGGCTAACCGCATGTTCCCTGCAGAGGGCTATGACCCCAGTGCCCTGGAAGCCGTCCAGCTGGAAGACGGCTCCACTGCCTACATTCACCACCCCGTGGCTGTGCCATCCGACAGCACCATCCTGGCCGTGCAGACAGAGGTGGGCTTGGAGGACCTGGCCACAGAGGATGATGAGGGCTTCAGTGCGGACACAGTGGTGGCCCTGGAGCAGTACGCCAGCAAG gtTCTGCATGACAGCCAGGCTCCCCATAATGGCAAAGGACAGCAGGTTGGGGACAGAGCATTCCGCTGCGGCTACAAGGGCTGTGGGCGTCTCTATACCACCGCTCATCACTTAAAG GTACATGAGAGAGCTCATACAGGTGACCGTCCATACAGGTGTGATTTCCCCAGCTGTGGAAAGGCCTTTGCCACAG GATATGGGCTGAAGAGCCACGTGCGCACCCACACTGGTGAGAAGCCATACAAGTGCCCAGAGGAGCTGTGCAGCAAGGCCTTCAAGACCTCCGGAGACCTGCAGAAGCACGTCCGGACCCACACCG GTGAACGCCCCTTCCGGTGCCCCTTTGAGGGCTGTGGCCGCTCCTTCACCACATCTAACATCCGCAAGGTACATGTGCGCACCCACACGGGCGAGCGGCCCTACACCTGCCCCGAGCCCCACTGTGGCCGTGGCTTCACCAGTGCCACCAACTACAAGAATCACGTGCGCATCCACACAG GGGAGAAGCCATACGTTTGCACGGTGCCAGGCTGCGGGAAGCGCTTCACCGAGTACTCAAGCCTGTATAAGCACCATGTGGTGCACACACACTGCAAGCCCTACACCTGCAGCACCTGCGGCAAGACCTACCGGCAGACCTCTACCCTGGCCATGCACAAGCGCAGCGCCCACGGCGAGCTGgaggccacggaggagagcgagCAGGCCCTTTATGAGCAACAGCAGCTCGAGG CCGCCTCTGCAGCCGAGGAGAACCCGCTACCCAAACGACCCCGCATTGCTTACCTGTCGGAGGTGAAAGAAGAGGGTGATGACATCCCTGCCCAAGTGGCTATGGTGACCGAGGAAGATGGGGCCCCCCAGGTGGCTCTGATCACTCAGGATGGTGCCCAGCAG GTCAGCCTGTCACCAGAAGACCTGCAGGCACTGGGGAGTGCCATCAGTATGGTGACCCAGCACGGCAGTACCACCCTCACCATCCCTAGTCATGATGATGACCTTGCCACATCTGGCACACACACAGTCACCATGGTCAGCGCCGATGGCACCCAGACGCAGCCC GTCACAATCATTACCTCTGGGACTGTGGTGGCTGAGGACTCCAGTGTAGCATCTCTTCATCATCAACAGGTGGCGCTGTTAGCCACAGCCAATGGAACTCACATTGCGGTGCAG CTGGAGGAGCAGCAGACCTTAGAGGAGGCCATCAGCGTAGCCACTGCTGCCATGCAGCAAGGGACTGTGACCCTGGAGACCACAGATTCGGAGAGCGGCTGCTGA